A window of the Sphaerobacter thermophilus DSM 20745 genome harbors these coding sequences:
- the otsB gene encoding trehalose-phosphatase gives MTQAMEVAERAAAVLAHRPAGLLTDIDGTISRVTAPAEAATVEPAARAALARLATVLDVVAVVSGRSAADARRLVDVPRLVYIGNHGLERWHDGQVTASPEATRFRDRMARVAAQMQATLTLPGVRVEDKDLTLSIHYRETADPASAEEAVRAALLPVSEAEGLVVRPGRMVFEVRPPITMNKGTAARDLIRERGLRSVVFVGDDVTDLDAMTEIQRLSAEQGLRALTVGVVGPETPPAIAEQADMTVDGVDGVIAFLTALADRLG, from the coding sequence GTGACGCAGGCCATGGAGGTTGCTGAGCGTGCGGCTGCTGTGTTGGCACACCGCCCGGCGGGCTTACTGACCGATATCGACGGTACGATCAGCCGGGTTACCGCGCCGGCGGAGGCGGCCACGGTGGAACCCGCTGCCCGGGCGGCACTCGCGCGCCTCGCAACCGTCCTCGATGTCGTAGCGGTCGTCTCCGGCCGCTCCGCGGCCGATGCTCGGCGACTGGTCGATGTCCCCCGACTCGTCTACATCGGCAACCACGGGCTTGAGCGCTGGCACGATGGTCAGGTCACCGCGTCGCCCGAGGCCACCCGGTTCCGCGATCGGATGGCGCGCGTGGCAGCGCAGATGCAGGCGACGCTGACGCTGCCGGGCGTGCGCGTCGAGGATAAGGATCTGACCCTCTCGATCCACTACCGCGAGACGGCAGACCCGGCAAGCGCCGAGGAGGCCGTGCGTGCGGCGCTTCTTCCCGTGTCAGAGGCCGAGGGGCTCGTCGTTCGGCCCGGCCGGATGGTGTTCGAGGTGCGGCCGCCGATCACGATGAACAAGGGGACGGCTGCCCGCGATTTGATCCGGGAGCGGGGCCTGCGATCCGTCGTCTTTGTGGGCGACGACGTGACCGATCTGGACGCGATGACCGAGATCCAACGGCTCTCGGCAGAGCAGGGACTGCGCGCGCTCACGGTCGGCGTGGTTGGCCCAGAGACGCCCCCCGCCATCGCCGAGCAGGCCGACATGACCGTTGACGGCGTCGATGGAGTGATCGCCTTCCTCACTGCGCTTGCCGACCGACTGGGATAG
- a CDS encoding lipoate--protein ligase family protein, translating into MQGPDATPDRGGYRFLALRNGPGAEQLAVTEAILAGVASGSSPPTLRLYSWSEPVVILGVSQPAADLDLDACRSLGYRVMRRLSGGTAVYHDAEVVSLDLIVPPGSWFAPSDITQTYARVSQVIGSAVARLGADVRAVDVADARRSVTRPELQPACFGGLAPYELVAGSRKVVGLSQIRRREVVVVQAALYTRFSYDALASVLRVAAAAGTERWTALLREHAAGLDELLGRRVEPQEVGAALQAAFAEAIPGGLATDGLLPAELRAAERLAVGRYGSEAWTLRR; encoded by the coding sequence ATGCAGGGACCGGACGCGACGCCGGATCGTGGCGGATACCGCTTCCTCGCTCTGCGGAACGGGCCGGGAGCCGAGCAACTCGCTGTGACCGAGGCGATCCTTGCGGGTGTCGCGTCCGGTTCCTCACCGCCGACATTGCGGCTCTACTCCTGGTCGGAGCCGGTGGTGATCCTGGGAGTGAGCCAGCCGGCGGCCGATCTCGACCTCGACGCCTGCCGCTCGCTCGGCTACCGGGTGATGCGGCGACTCTCGGGCGGGACGGCGGTTTACCACGACGCCGAGGTGGTCAGCCTCGACCTGATCGTGCCTCCCGGTTCCTGGTTTGCGCCGTCTGATATCACCCAGACCTATGCGCGCGTCAGCCAGGTGATCGGCAGTGCCGTGGCGCGGCTGGGAGCAGATGTCCGCGCGGTGGATGTCGCCGATGCGCGCCGGTCCGTCACGCGGCCCGAGTTGCAGCCGGCATGCTTCGGCGGCCTGGCTCCGTACGAGCTGGTAGCTGGCAGTCGCAAGGTGGTCGGACTGTCGCAGATCCGGCGGCGCGAAGTCGTTGTCGTCCAGGCAGCGCTGTACACCCGTTTCTCCTACGACGCACTGGCCAGCGTGCTCCGGGTCGCAGCCGCGGCGGGCACGGAACGCTGGACTGCATTGCTGCGCGAGCATGCGGCCGGGCTTGACGAACTGCTTGGCCGCCGGGTCGAGCCTCAGGAAGTTGGCGCTGCGCTGCAGGCCGCGTTTGCCGAGGCGATCCCTGGCGGCCTGGCGACCGATGGGCTCCTCCCCGCGGAACTTCGAGCCGCCGAGCGACTCGCGGTCGGGCGCTACGGGTCAGAGGCGTGGACCCTGCGTCGGTGA
- a CDS encoding MFS transporter, whose translation MTGGTVVEFVHEIKRFRREIRLFLVFNLFANIAIGVFALIYNLYLVSLSHREDFIGSYNAVYTLAMAGAALVMGPLIGRFGNWACLTFGTAVFLVASLILAMVDRPWVILATSVIAGGASAFVVVPVMPFIVEWARPEKRSVAAAVTFSIQSLSATLGSLIGGWSPRLISVIFDVSPTGVTAYRVTLIAGVVLGVLALVPLWRMQHARGHRASETGQQAFIVSEATPTRRTVRRHITMFVLAGLVLSIGSGAVVPFYNVYLASIGAGPSQIGLIYALAGVVAAVVGLGAPAIGRRFGPLGAEALLRLLPVPFFLVLPLVPSLGLALIAHIVRMTALSVAWPINSTFISEMLPSRARANAFSLRSGMWNLGYAAASLLAGQIIVAAGYNAVFIIFALSQIGSTSVFTGYFWRVRQRAATQAPAQAEPATSAVP comes from the coding sequence TTGACCGGGGGGACCGTGGTCGAGTTCGTGCATGAGATCAAGCGCTTTCGCCGGGAGATTAGGCTCTTCCTTGTTTTCAACCTCTTCGCCAACATCGCCATCGGCGTGTTCGCACTCATCTACAACCTCTATCTCGTGAGCCTGTCGCACCGCGAGGACTTCATCGGCAGCTACAACGCGGTGTACACCCTCGCCATGGCCGGCGCCGCACTGGTGATGGGGCCGCTGATCGGCCGGTTCGGCAACTGGGCCTGCCTGACGTTCGGCACAGCCGTCTTCCTCGTCGCGTCGCTCATCCTCGCGATGGTGGATCGACCCTGGGTGATCCTCGCGACGTCGGTGATCGCAGGCGGCGCCTCGGCCTTCGTCGTCGTCCCGGTCATGCCGTTCATCGTCGAATGGGCTCGCCCGGAGAAACGGTCGGTCGCGGCCGCAGTGACCTTCTCGATCCAGTCGCTGTCAGCGACGCTCGGCAGCCTCATCGGCGGTTGGTCCCCGCGACTGATTAGCGTGATCTTCGATGTCTCTCCCACGGGCGTGACGGCCTACCGTGTGACTCTGATCGCCGGCGTGGTGCTCGGCGTGCTCGCGCTCGTCCCGCTGTGGCGGATGCAGCATGCTCGCGGCCACCGGGCCAGCGAAACGGGGCAGCAGGCGTTCATCGTCAGCGAGGCGACGCCCACGCGACGCACCGTGCGCCGCCATATCACGATGTTCGTGCTCGCCGGGCTGGTCCTGAGCATCGGCTCCGGCGCGGTCGTGCCGTTCTACAACGTTTACCTGGCCAGCATCGGTGCCGGTCCGAGCCAGATCGGACTCATCTACGCCTTGGCCGGGGTGGTTGCTGCGGTCGTAGGACTGGGGGCACCGGCGATCGGCCGCCGGTTCGGCCCGCTGGGCGCCGAGGCACTGCTGCGCCTCTTGCCTGTCCCCTTCTTCCTGGTACTGCCGCTGGTGCCCAGCCTGGGACTGGCGTTGATCGCGCACATCGTGCGGATGACTGCGCTGAGCGTGGCCTGGCCGATTAACTCGACCTTCATCTCCGAAATGCTCCCGTCGCGGGCACGAGCCAACGCCTTCAGCCTGCGCAGCGGCATGTGGAACCTTGGGTACGCCGCAGCCAGCCTGCTGGCTGGGCAGATCATCGTCGCGGCCGGCTACAACGCCGTTTTCATCATCTTCGCGCTGTCACAGATCGGGAGCACCTCGGTCTTCACCGGGTACTTCTGGCGTGTGCGGCAGCGTGCAGCCACGCAGGCTCCTGCCCAGGCCGAGCCGGCGACCTCCGCGGTCCCCTGA
- a CDS encoding M81 family metallopeptidase: protein MRFAIGAIWHQTNSFSPVPTTLADFAACRYIEGDALIDAASDANTTLAGAIRAAARLGHDIVPLIEARAPSGGPLADTDFERLTNELCSRLREERGAIDGVLLDVSGGLITVSDPEAEATLLSAVRDAVGESVPIVATVGPHANISPRLVEMATLVVGPSTVPEIAPAARGERALTLLALVASGEVRPAVALRQVPVLVPLSAQDTGVGAMAEIAELTRQLEREPDVLCTVVSGGFPYADVPHAGAAVVVATDGEPARAADVASTLEAAVVERCDHLAVYPANIETAIHDAMAAREHPVVLADTGDDPGAGGPGDGTGLLWGLLDLGARGAAIGVLTDPDAVDAAIAAGVGAEVALSVGARRDRLHGYPIDVRGRVAFIGPGRIVREGPIDTGRHVDLGRSVVLEARGRHEGDVAIILAERRVELDDPAIFRAHGIDPSAKRILVVKSSLRYRVGFSAVSANMVAVATPGVTVPDFGFFPYQRLRRPIAPLDPLLPPG, encoded by the coding sequence GTGCGGTTTGCCATCGGGGCGATCTGGCACCAAACGAACAGCTTCTCGCCGGTTCCCACCACCCTGGCCGACTTTGCGGCATGCCGGTACATCGAAGGCGACGCCCTGATCGACGCCGCCAGCGATGCCAACACCACCCTTGCCGGAGCTATCCGGGCGGCAGCGCGTCTCGGCCACGATATCGTCCCGTTGATCGAGGCCCGCGCCCCGAGCGGCGGCCCGCTCGCCGATACGGACTTCGAGCGCCTGACCAACGAACTGTGCTCCCGCCTCCGTGAGGAGCGCGGCGCGATCGACGGCGTGCTACTCGATGTCAGCGGCGGGTTAATCACGGTCAGCGACCCGGAGGCGGAAGCGACCCTCCTGTCAGCCGTGCGGGACGCCGTGGGTGAGTCAGTCCCAATCGTCGCCACGGTCGGACCACACGCGAACATCTCTCCCCGCCTGGTTGAGATGGCGACGCTGGTGGTCGGCCCGAGCACGGTCCCGGAAATCGCCCCTGCCGCCCGCGGGGAGCGGGCGCTGACGCTCCTCGCGCTGGTCGCTTCAGGTGAGGTCCGGCCTGCCGTTGCGCTGCGCCAAGTCCCAGTCCTCGTGCCACTCTCCGCCCAGGACACCGGCGTCGGTGCCATGGCCGAGATCGCGGAGCTGACGCGTCAGCTCGAACGGGAACCGGACGTGCTGTGCACCGTGGTCTCCGGCGGTTTCCCCTACGCAGACGTGCCACACGCCGGAGCGGCCGTCGTCGTGGCGACGGACGGAGAGCCGGCTCGCGCCGCCGACGTTGCTTCAACTCTGGAGGCCGCCGTCGTCGAGCGCTGTGACCATTTGGCGGTGTACCCGGCTAACATCGAGACCGCCATCCACGACGCGATGGCGGCCCGGGAGCATCCGGTCGTCCTGGCCGACACCGGGGACGATCCGGGCGCGGGCGGGCCGGGAGACGGGACCGGACTTCTCTGGGGTCTGCTTGATCTGGGAGCACGCGGGGCTGCAATCGGGGTGCTGACCGACCCCGACGCGGTCGACGCGGCCATCGCTGCGGGCGTCGGCGCCGAGGTGGCACTGTCCGTCGGAGCGCGGCGTGACCGGCTTCACGGCTACCCCATCGATGTCCGCGGCCGTGTGGCATTCATCGGGCCCGGGAGGATCGTACGCGAGGGGCCGATCGACACCGGGCGCCACGTTGATCTGGGTCGCTCAGTCGTCTTGGAAGCGAGAGGCCGCCACGAGGGGGATGTCGCTATCATCCTGGCTGAGCGCCGCGTCGAGCTCGACGATCCGGCCATCTTCCGCGCCCACGGGATCGACCCGTCGGCCAAGCGCATTCTGGTCGTCAAGTCGAGCCTGCGCTACCGCGTCGGCTTCAGCGCTGTCTCCGCCAACATGGTCGCCGTCGCCACACCCGGGGTGACCGTCCCTGACTTCGGATTCTTCCCTTACCAGCGCCTTCGTCGCCCCATCGCGCCGCTCGATCCACTGTTGCCGCCGGGCTAG
- a CDS encoding CBS domain-containing protein — protein MTQTTMEVTVKEIMTPNVITVFPQTGVDEVARLLYAHRISGMPVVDETGALLGIVSEFDVISKKGRTAADIMTRDVISVLEDALAEQVAGILTERNVRRVPVTSEGRLVGIVSRSDLVRLFSITRWACPDCGYFVRGFHRPDACEMCGSTAIELQRDPPGM, from the coding sequence ATGACGCAGACGACGATGGAAGTCACCGTCAAAGAGATCATGACGCCGAATGTGATCACGGTCTTCCCTCAGACGGGCGTCGATGAGGTGGCGCGGCTGCTGTATGCCCATCGAATCAGTGGAATGCCCGTGGTGGACGAAACAGGTGCCCTGCTCGGGATCGTCAGCGAGTTCGATGTGATCAGCAAGAAGGGACGGACGGCCGCGGACATCATGACCCGCGACGTCATCAGCGTCTTGGAGGATGCCCTGGCCGAGCAGGTAGCCGGGATCCTGACCGAGCGAAACGTGCGACGAGTCCCGGTGACGTCCGAGGGCCGGCTGGTCGGTATCGTCAGCAGGTCCGACCTGGTGAGGCTCTTCTCGATCACCAGGTGGGCGTGTCCCGATTGCGGCTACTTCGTGCGCGGTTTCCACCGTCCCGACGCGTGTGAGATGTGCGGCTCGACCGCCATCGAGCTGCAACGAGACCCACCCGGCATGTAG
- a CDS encoding D-2-hydroxyacid dehydrogenase, translating to MVGERERITVFITSPLEPEHVDRIREVGGDHVEIIYEPDLLPPTRYVADHDGPPDFRLSEEQQARFNAHLARAHVLWDFPKRIPGDGALLRMAPRLKWVQTTSAGVGQLVARLGLVDSHLIVTTASGVHAGPLAEFVFMALLMHVKEYPRLRDQQQAHRWERFASDELAGKTMAIVGPGRIGREVARIARCFGMRPIAMGRDSSPERAATLGVERLYPRERLGEMLSQADAVVLCCPHTPETENLIDRDAFAAMKDGVVFVNIARGQVVDEEALIDALRSGKIAFAALDVFRTEPLPADSPLWDLPNVLINPHSASTAYSENRKITEIFCHNLRCFIEGRVDEMRNVLDKARMY from the coding sequence ATGGTTGGGGAGCGAGAGCGGATCACGGTTTTCATCACCTCGCCGCTGGAGCCGGAGCACGTCGATCGAATACGGGAGGTCGGCGGCGATCACGTTGAGATCATCTACGAGCCGGACCTGTTGCCACCCACCCGCTACGTGGCAGACCACGACGGGCCACCCGACTTCCGTCTCTCGGAGGAGCAACAGGCGCGCTTCAATGCGCACCTGGCGCGGGCCCACGTGCTTTGGGACTTCCCGAAGCGCATCCCCGGCGACGGCGCCCTCCTGCGGATGGCGCCGAGGCTGAAGTGGGTCCAGACGACGAGCGCGGGGGTTGGGCAGCTCGTGGCGCGGCTCGGGCTGGTCGACTCCCACCTGATCGTCACGACCGCAAGTGGGGTCCATGCAGGGCCACTGGCCGAGTTCGTCTTCATGGCTCTCCTGATGCACGTCAAGGAGTATCCGCGCCTCCGAGACCAACAGCAGGCGCACCGCTGGGAACGCTTCGCATCCGATGAGCTGGCGGGCAAGACCATGGCGATCGTGGGGCCGGGGCGCATCGGCCGTGAGGTTGCACGAATCGCTCGCTGCTTTGGCATGCGCCCGATCGCAATGGGGCGGGACTCGTCGCCGGAACGAGCGGCCACACTGGGGGTCGAGCGGCTCTACCCGCGCGAGCGACTGGGGGAGATGCTGAGTCAGGCGGACGCCGTGGTGCTCTGTTGCCCGCACACGCCGGAGACGGAGAACCTGATCGACCGCGATGCCTTCGCCGCCATGAAGGACGGCGTTGTCTTCGTCAACATCGCCCGAGGGCAGGTCGTCGACGAGGAGGCGCTGATCGATGCGCTGCGCTCGGGCAAGATCGCATTCGCCGCTCTGGACGTGTTCCGGACGGAGCCGCTTCCGGCCGACAGCCCGCTCTGGGATCTCCCGAACGTCTTGATCAACCCACATTCGGCCAGTACGGCGTACAGCGAGAACCGGAAGATCACCGAGATCTTCTGTCACAACCTCCGTTGCTTCATCGAAGGACGCGTGGACGAGATGCGCAACGTGCTGGACAAGGCACGCATGTACTGA
- a CDS encoding molecular chaperone DnaJ, protein MVYGKPVLPARVDELERVRLELELRRRTLALEQLRALLTEEEAAQEALRRRIEDRLGPLRREIERLKAELERIDQRLQRLQFARQSLSDEELDREEETFRAEEAAWWAEWRHRRAERQTRRGEVVNRNGHDDITLRQLYRTLARLVHPDLARDPADRSRREAVMRLANSAREAGDLDQLRRLLAIWARPDEGEWPRDVEILRARVGQRQVEIGEVRRQLNNLRRQPMGRLLRRGDLEVHRYLRAEEVRLNRELAMLRLRRRRALRQLEERRRELGVSAAE, encoded by the coding sequence ATGGTTTACGGGAAGCCTGTGCTACCTGCGCGTGTTGATGAGCTAGAACGGGTCCGTCTCGAACTCGAGCTGCGCCGCCGCACGCTGGCGCTCGAGCAACTCCGGGCGCTCCTCACCGAGGAGGAAGCGGCCCAGGAGGCGCTACGCCGTCGCATCGAGGATCGACTGGGACCGCTGCGGCGGGAGATCGAGCGCCTGAAGGCCGAGCTCGAGCGGATTGACCAGCGGCTCCAGCGGCTGCAGTTCGCGCGGCAGTCGCTCAGTGACGAAGAGCTGGACCGCGAGGAGGAGACCTTCCGGGCCGAGGAAGCGGCCTGGTGGGCCGAATGGCGCCACCGGCGCGCCGAGCGGCAGACGCGGCGCGGCGAGGTGGTGAATCGAAACGGCCACGACGACATCACCCTACGCCAGCTTTACCGAACGCTGGCGCGCCTGGTGCATCCAGACCTGGCCCGCGACCCCGCCGACCGCTCGCGGCGGGAAGCCGTGATGCGCCTCGCCAACTCGGCGCGGGAGGCGGGCGACCTGGATCAGTTGCGACGCCTCCTGGCCATCTGGGCCCGGCCGGACGAGGGCGAATGGCCGCGTGATGTCGAGATCCTGCGGGCGCGGGTCGGGCAGCGGCAGGTGGAGATCGGAGAAGTACGCCGCCAGCTCAACAATCTCCGACGGCAGCCGATGGGTCGCCTGCTGCGCCGGGGTGACCTCGAAGTCCACCGCTACCTGCGCGCAGAAGAGGTGCGCCTCAATCGAGAACTTGCCATGCTCCGGCTGCGCCGGCGCAGGGCGTTGCGGCAACTCGAGGAGCGGCGTCGCGAACTCGGGGTCTCGGCAGCCGAATAG
- a CDS encoding DUF503 domain-containing protein has translation MVLGICHLTIEMPEAHSLKEKRRVVRSLTERVRARFNVSIAEVADQDSWQVATVAFVCLSNSSRHVDDTMQTVIRFIEGNLQAGYLADVATEVMHLD, from the coding sequence GTGGTCCTGGGGATCTGCCACCTGACGATCGAGATGCCGGAGGCGCACTCGCTCAAGGAGAAGCGCCGCGTCGTGCGCTCGCTCACTGAACGAGTCCGGGCGCGCTTCAACGTGTCGATCGCCGAGGTAGCGGATCAGGACTCCTGGCAGGTCGCCACCGTCGCCTTCGTCTGCCTCTCCAATTCGTCTCGCCATGTCGACGACACGATGCAGACGGTCATCCGCTTCATCGAGGGGAACCTGCAGGCGGGTTACCTCGCCGACGTGGCGACCGAGGTGATGCACCTGGACTGA
- a CDS encoding NAD(P)/FAD-dependent oxidoreductase, whose translation MARTADAVIIGAGIMGCSIAYYLASRGVKDIVVLEQDQIARGATADAAGGIRLQFSTETNIRLAQVSLEVWEHFPELFGTEIGLRQQGYLFLLTTDDEVKTFRANAALQESLGVPVRWLDPAEIGALNPAVRVDDVLGATFCPRDGWADPYSATTGIARAARQLGVEIREETAATGFVIEGGRVRGVRAGDEVISTPLAIICAGPHSRGVGELAGVDIPILPYRRMSFITEPFDAVPATVPMTIEFRSGLYFHPESHGFLFGMANPDDPPGFNKTVDDEWMMRTVEALCARAPAFEEARVMRGWAGFYEITPDDNPLLGWIDEVEGLAVAAGFSGHGFMQGPAVGMCMAELITEGRATTVDISAFAPSRFREGRLAQEHNVI comes from the coding sequence ATGGCGCGCACGGCGGATGCAGTCATCATCGGCGCGGGGATCATGGGGTGCAGCATTGCCTACTACCTCGCGTCCCGCGGAGTGAAGGACATCGTCGTCCTGGAGCAGGATCAGATTGCTCGGGGCGCGACCGCCGACGCGGCCGGTGGGATTCGGCTTCAGTTCTCGACGGAGACGAATATCCGGCTGGCCCAGGTCAGCCTGGAGGTCTGGGAGCACTTCCCGGAGCTGTTCGGGACCGAGATTGGCCTGCGCCAACAGGGTTACCTGTTCCTCCTGACCACGGACGATGAGGTCAAGACCTTCCGAGCCAATGCCGCGCTCCAGGAGAGCCTCGGTGTGCCCGTGCGCTGGCTAGATCCTGCCGAGATCGGCGCGCTCAATCCGGCTGTGCGCGTGGACGACGTGCTGGGCGCTACGTTCTGCCCGCGCGACGGCTGGGCCGACCCATACTCCGCCACCACCGGAATCGCCCGTGCTGCCCGCCAGCTCGGCGTGGAAATCCGCGAGGAGACCGCGGCGACCGGATTCGTGATCGAAGGCGGCCGAGTCCGGGGCGTGCGCGCGGGTGATGAGGTGATTTCGACGCCGCTGGCCATCATCTGCGCCGGACCGCACTCCCGCGGGGTGGGTGAGCTCGCGGGTGTCGATATCCCCATCCTGCCCTACCGGCGCATGAGCTTCATCACCGAGCCGTTCGACGCGGTGCCCGCGACCGTCCCCATGACGATCGAGTTTCGGTCCGGCCTCTACTTCCACCCGGAGAGCCACGGGTTCCTCTTCGGCATGGCCAACCCCGACGACCCGCCCGGATTCAATAAGACCGTGGACGACGAGTGGATGATGCGGACCGTTGAAGCCCTGTGCGCGCGGGCACCGGCCTTCGAGGAGGCGCGCGTCATGCGGGGCTGGGCAGGGTTCTACGAGATCACGCCGGACGACAACCCGCTCCTGGGCTGGATCGACGAGGTCGAGGGACTGGCGGTTGCCGCAGGGTTCAGCGGGCACGGATTCATGCAGGGCCCGGCGGTCGGCATGTGCATGGCGGAGCTCATCACGGAGGGTCGCGCCACGACCGTCGACATTTCCGCCTTCGCCCCGAGCCGCTTCCGCGAGGGTCGCCTGGCACAGGAGCACAACGTCATCTAG
- the accD gene encoding acetyl-CoA carboxylase, carboxyltransferase subunit beta, with translation MGLSREARPEESRTQRADGVTQCPQCGADLTTDATYARYGVCAACGHHMTIPALQRIELLVDPDSFEEFNQHLVSVDPLVFSDRLPYRRRVLEAREQTGLTEAVVTGTARIMGHPVVVAVLDFRFLGGSMGSVVGEKVTLAFERAAEKRIPIITVAASGGARMQEGMLSLVQMAKTAAAAKRAHDSHVPYISILTNPTTGGIYASFANQGDIILAEPKALIGFAGPRVIEQTAGRDEVRSHSAEFLYAHGFIDQVVARPRLRDTVATILRIVSQRGVIKRDERPVMPKPGASAERAWDIVQIARHPERPTTLDYIRRISPQFVELHGDRLYGDDPAIVGGLGEIANRGVVIIGHERGHGDPARRGGQALPEGYRKAMRLMDLAARLRLPVITLVDTPGAYLGEGAEERGIAMALSDSLARMSVLPVPTIAAIIGEGGSGGALALGVADRILMLERAVYSVIAPEGAAAILFRDASRAPEVAESLKITAADCFRLGVVDGVVPEPEGGAHTDPDYAAALLLHALTDALGELVDVSPEKLVRERYRKFRRMGQHNTYLREMIAQEVTEWSGRVSRTLGSIRDLLPFGEGEHEDHGDEPGKVPPQEEVVS, from the coding sequence ATGGGACTCAGCCGGGAAGCCAGACCCGAGGAGAGTCGTACGCAGCGGGCGGACGGGGTAACGCAATGCCCGCAGTGCGGCGCTGACCTCACTACGGATGCAACGTACGCGCGCTACGGTGTCTGCGCCGCCTGCGGGCACCACATGACGATCCCGGCGCTGCAGCGGATTGAACTGCTTGTCGACCCGGACTCGTTCGAGGAGTTCAACCAGCATCTGGTCTCCGTCGACCCGCTCGTCTTCTCAGACCGCCTGCCGTACCGGCGTCGGGTGCTGGAGGCGCGCGAGCAAACCGGCCTGACGGAGGCGGTCGTCACCGGGACGGCGCGCATCATGGGCCACCCGGTCGTCGTGGCAGTGCTCGACTTCCGCTTCCTCGGCGGGAGTATGGGCTCGGTTGTCGGCGAGAAGGTCACCCTGGCGTTCGAACGGGCAGCCGAAAAGCGCATCCCGATCATCACCGTCGCCGCGTCGGGCGGCGCCCGGATGCAGGAGGGCATGCTCAGCTTGGTCCAGATGGCCAAGACGGCCGCGGCGGCCAAGCGAGCGCACGACTCGCACGTGCCCTACATCTCCATCCTCACCAACCCGACGACGGGCGGCATCTATGCCAGCTTCGCCAACCAGGGCGACATCATCCTGGCCGAGCCGAAGGCGCTGATCGGCTTCGCCGGTCCTCGCGTGATCGAGCAGACGGCGGGTCGCGATGAGGTGCGGTCGCACTCGGCGGAATTCCTCTACGCGCACGGCTTCATCGACCAGGTGGTGGCGCGTCCGCGCCTGCGCGACACGGTCGCGACGATTCTCCGCATCGTTAGCCAGCGCGGGGTGATCAAGCGCGATGAGCGACCCGTGATGCCCAAACCCGGCGCCAGTGCCGAGCGGGCCTGGGATATCGTTCAGATCGCGCGACACCCCGAGCGTCCCACGACCCTCGACTACATTCGGCGCATCAGCCCGCAGTTCGTTGAGCTGCATGGCGACCGGCTGTATGGCGACGATCCCGCGATTGTGGGCGGGCTTGGCGAGATCGCAAACCGCGGTGTGGTCATCATCGGCCATGAGCGCGGCCACGGGGATCCGGCGCGGCGCGGAGGGCAGGCACTGCCGGAGGGTTACCGGAAGGCGATGCGGCTTATGGACCTCGCGGCACGCCTGCGCCTGCCGGTCATCACCCTGGTGGACACCCCTGGGGCCTACCTCGGCGAGGGCGCCGAGGAGCGCGGGATCGCGATGGCGCTAAGCGACTCGCTCGCGCGGATGAGCGTGCTCCCGGTGCCGACCATCGCGGCCATCATCGGTGAGGGCGGCAGCGGCGGGGCACTTGCGCTTGGTGTTGCCGACCGGATCCTGATGCTGGAGCGTGCGGTTTACAGCGTGATCGCTCCCGAAGGCGCCGCGGCGATCCTGTTCCGCGACGCGTCCCGCGCGCCGGAAGTCGCGGAGTCGCTGAAGATTACGGCGGCCGACTGCTTCCGGCTCGGCGTGGTCGATGGCGTCGTGCCCGAGCCGGAGGGAGGCGCCCACACCGATCCGGACTACGCCGCCGCACTCCTGCTCCACGCTCTGACGGACGCGCTGGGTGAGCTGGTGGACGTTTCGCCTGAGAAGCTGGTTCGCGAGCGCTACCGCAAGTTCCGGCGAATGGGTCAACATAACACGTACCTGCGTGAGATGATCGCGCAGGAGGTGACGGAGTGGAGCGGGCGTGTTTCCCGCACCCTGGGGTCGATCCGAGACCTGCTTCCGTTCGGCGAGGGGGAGCACGAGGATCACGGCGACGAGCCCGGTAAGGTGCCACCCCAGGAGGAGGTCGTCTCGTGA